gacccagacctggtttaactggtacagacccagacctggtttaactggtaaagacccagacctgctttaactcatacagacccagacctggtttaactggtacagacccagacctgctttaactcatacagacccagacctggtttaactggtacagacccagacctggtttaactgtACACACCCAGACCTgctttaactcatacagacccatacctggtttaactggtacagacccagacctggtttaactggtacagacccagacctgctttagctggtacagacccagacctggtttaactggttcagacccagacctggtttaactcatacagacccagacctgctttaactggtacagacccagacctggtttaactcatacagacccagacctggtttaactggtacagacccagacctgctttaactggtacagacccagacctggtttaactcatacagacccagacctggtttaactggtacagacccagacctgctttaactcatacagacccagacctggtttaactggttcaGACCAAGACCTgctttaactcatacagacccagacctggtttaactggttcagacccagacctggtttaactcatacagacccagacctgctttaactggtacagacccagacctgctttaactggtacagacccagacctgctttaactcatacagacccagacctggtttaactggtacagacccagacctgctttaactggtacagacccagacctggtttaactcatacagacccagacctggtttaactggtacagacccagacctgctttaactggtacagacccagacctggtttaactcatacagacccagacctggtttaactcatacagacccagacctggtttaactggtacagacccagacctgctttaactggtacagacccagacctggtttaactcatacagacccagacctggtttaactggtacagacccagacctggtttaactcatacagacccagacctggtttaactggtacagacccagacctggtttaactcatacagacccagacctggtttaactggtacagacccagacctggtttaactcataaagacccagacctggtttaactcatacagacccagacctggtttaactcatacagacccagacctggtttaactggtaGAGActcagacctggtttaactggtacagacccagacctggtttaactcatacagacccagacctggtttaactggtacagacccagacctgctttaactcatacagacccagacctggtttaactggtacagacccagacctggtttaactcatacagacccagacctggtttaactggtacagacccagacctggtttaactggtacagacccagacctggtttaactggtacagacccagacctggtttaactcatacagacccagacctgctttaactggtacagacccagacctgctttaactggtacagacccagacctggtttaactcatacagacccagacctggtttaactggtacagacccagacctggttaaactcatacagacccagacctgctttaactggtacagacccagacctgctttaactggttcagacccagacctggtttaactcatacagacccagacctggtttaactggttcagacccagacctggtttaactcatacagacccagacctgctttaactggtacagacccagacctgctttaactggtacagacccagacctggtttaactcatacagacccagacctggtttaactggtacagacccagacctgctttaactggtacagacccagacctgctttaactcatacagacccagacctggtttaactggtacagacccagacctgctttaactggtacagacccagacctggtttaactggttcagacccagacctggtttaactcatacagacccagacctgctttaactggtacagacccagacctgctttaactggtacagacccagacctggtttaactcatacagacccagacctggtttaactggtacagacccagacctgctttaactggtacagacccagacctggtttaaactcatacagacccagacctggtttaactggtacagacccagacctggtttaactcatacagacccagacctggtttaactggtacagacccagacctgctttaactggtacagacccagacctggtttaactcatacagacccagacctggtttaactggtacagacccagacctggtttaactcatacagacccagacctggtttaactcatacagacccagacctggtttaactcatacagacccagacctgatgtaactcatacagacccagacctgctttaactcatacagacccagacctggtttaactggtacagacccagacctggtttaactcatacagacccagacctggtttaactggtacagacccagacctgctttaactggtacagacccagacctggtttaactcatacagacccagacctggtttaactggtacagacccagacctgctttaactcatacagacccagacctggtttaactcatacagacccagacctggtttaactggtacagacccagacctggttaaactcatacagacccagatctgctttaactggtacagacccagacctccTTTAACTGgttcagacccagacctggtttaactcatacagacccagacctgctttaactgatacagacccagacctgctttaactggtacagacccagacctggtttaactcatacagacccagacctggtttaactggttcagacccagacctggtttaactcatacagacccagacctggtttaactggttcaGACCCAGatctggtttaactggtacagacccagacctggtttaactcatacagacccagacctggtttaactggtacagacccagacctgctttaactggtacagacccagacctggtttaactcatacagacccagacctggtttaactggtacagacccagacctggtttacctcatacagacccagacctggtttaactggtacagacccagacctggtttaactggtacagacccagacctggtttaactcatacagacccagacctggtttaactcattcagacccagacctggtttaactggtacagacccagacctagtttaactcatacagacccagacctggtttaactggtacagacccagacctgctttaactggtacagacccagacctggtttaactggtacagacccagacctggtttaactcatacagacccagacctggtttaactcatacagacccagacctgctttaactcataaagacccagacctggtttaactcatacagacccagacctgctttaactcataaagacccagacctggtttaactggtacagacccagacctggtttaactcatacagacccagacctgctttaactcataaagacccagacctggtttaactcatacagacccagacctgctttaactcatacagacctagacctggtttaactggtacagacccagacctggtttaactcatacagacccagacctggtttaactggtacagacccagacctggtttaactcatacagacccagacctggtttaactggtacagacccagacctggtttaactggtacagacccagacctgctttaactcatacagacccagacctggtttaactggtacagacccagacctggtttaactggtacagacccagacctgctttaactcatacagacccagacctggtttaactggcacagacccagacctgctttaactcatacagacccagacctggtttaactcatacagacccagacctggtttaactcatacagacccagacctggtttaactggtacagacccagacctggtttaactcatacagacccagacctggtttaactggtacagacccagacctggtataactcatacagacccagacctggtttaactcatacagacccagacctggtttaactggtacagacccagacctggtttaactcatacagacccagacctggtttaactcatacagacccagacctggtttaactggtacagacccagacctggtttaactcatacagacccagacctggtttaactggtacagacccagacctaCGTTTGTTTCCGTTCCCTCTGTCGTTTCCTCGGTATTGAACCTTTCTTCATGTTTTCTTCCTCTGTATTGAACCTGTATTGAAccgtttttcagtataaatccagtcttttcttgtatttaatgatcatgtagatgttgtttCTTTTCATATCCACAGCTGCATCCACCAATGAAATTCTGACTTTGTGAATTCTCTTCACACGACTAATGTAAACAGTTCaagctgaactaaactaaaacacagtaaaggaaataaactgtactctaacataaaaaataaaatataaaaaggtcAGATAAAATGAAGTGAGTACACTGTACAGACGGATGATTTGACAGGATTCAAAATCCTGTCACAGTCTGAGCTGCACCAGTTTGGAAAAACTGCAGATTTGTGGTTTGGGTGTATAGCATTGTGATAACCATAATATTGTGATATTTGTCATTCACCTAAAGAAATACCAGTTTCATCCACTAAGAAAAATGCTCCTTAACTCTGTGAAAATGAGCCAACTGTTGATACGCTGGACACAATTAAATATCAACAAAggtaatgaaaaaaagaaaagtaattatTGCACCTGTTTATGATATGGATATTATAACCCTGACCCTCACATGAACAGTTTGTGGTTCAAATGCACGTCTGTGGTCTTTGTCTCACGGTGATGACATCATCATGGTGCAGCTGATGTCATTCCGCTCAGATTCCACCTCTGTCCAGAACTGATCTAACATGTGAAAGTCTGACCTAAATGAGTGGATGGAAGTTCCCACTGTCTGCTCCTGTCCTTAAACGCCTCTCTGTCCACAGTTTCTACacgtccttttttttcttcttcctcttttttcttcctcctccttcataCGTCACTCTCTCTATCTgaagcttttcttttttccttcctaCCTTTTCTCTCtggttttcatcagtttttccattttcctTCCATCtcccactttcttttttttttttgtctctgttgaGTTCATCTCAGATTTCTTTCCTTTTCCTGCCTCCTACTCTACTTTTATTTTATGgtggaactgtgtgtgtgtgttgaaagaGTTTATCCACGTTAAACTAATGTTAACTCCAGGACAGAGACCGGTGGAATGtgtcccaaatgtttgtgtgACGTGTTTGATAAAAGCCTATGTTCCCAGATGGTCTATATATgagtattagtgtgtgtgtgtggtggatgTTCCCAGATGGTCTATGTATGAGTATTAGTGTGTGTGGTGGATGTTCCCAGATGGTCTATTTATGAGtattatgccgtgtttccactacgtggtatcggttcgactcgactcgaccattcctggagagcgtttccattacaggatactactgacgtAGAGTGCCTGGTCGTCACAGTGACGCGGCGCGTAACGTCATCTACAACGCGACACAGCTGGCGGTAAAAACAAAGAGGGCGAGGAGAAGAACAACAATAACAACGACCACGCCATACAAACACACGATGGAGAATGTCGATGTTGGTATCCTTGGTATGTGGCTGTCTGTCACAGCCAGGAGGAAACTGTTGTTCCAGAAGAGGCTGGAAGCGGCGAGACGAAATACCGAGGAAAAGTACAGGAGAGTTTGGGAAATCCTCCAGAACTCCGACGATGAAACGAGTCTGTTTGCACGGCGACACATGAGGGTGAGATAACCTGAGAGATGTAGCTACAAGCTAGTTCAGTGGGTTAGCGAGATATATTGATTATATGTTGTGGCGTATTATACTGTTAGCCAATGTACGGTGTATGAAGGCCAGCGAAGGCAGCTGTGCGCTCACAGGAGGatagattacactggtctgcaaggaaaatgcttctagaccaggggtcggcaacctttaacactcaaagagccatttcgacccggtttccacggaaaagacaacactgggagccgaaaacactttttgacatctgaaatgaagatgttagcctatatataccgttaattccggactataagccgctacttttttcccacactttaaacactgcggcttatactccgacgcggcttatacaacgattttaccggtgccgcggcttggtgccgcggcgcacctcggtggtggtgccgcggcgcacctcggggccaacgctaggtgccgttgcaccgccgtaccatggctcggtgccaggtaccgtggcaccgcggtggtgcctcggctcgaggtgctggtggtgccgtggcaccggtggcacccagttgtggcaccgcggtgccacggcacctggcactgagccgtagtactgcagtgccatggcacctagcgttggcctcgaggtgccgcggcaccttggtcatgccatggcacctggcatcattaaatgttctattttcttcagatatttttattttcttagatttctccatacttggcctacctggggttgaaagtctcgataaatgtacggcgttttggcgggctgttggagagtgtgacgcatattttgagcgacgaaaaataatacaatacatatatatataattttattttaatatttcgagatcacaataatcttacaatttacaactacaattaaacaaacgaacaaacacaaataaaatactttgttcagatattgtgcagttttggtgtcgcagggcattccgcgcatgccggctgccggctgacacgtcaagtgctgtcaaacgtctctgaagaaggcgaatgctgatcaccgaaattgcacaaggtctgaagaaagaagttaaaaactttgacttaataagaagacatgatacacgtttttgagacaaataacatacacttcaatcggacacttataatttattttcccaagccacgcagagccgtaacataaggatgaaagagccgcatgcggctccggagccgcaggttgccAACCCCTGTTCtagaataaaagcagtgaaatttTACTGCGGGTTATTCACTGACAAAGAagtttggctgaagtttccaagatacatacttgggccaaaatgtgaaactTGAAAATTAATGAGAATGAGTTTTACTAAAAATGATTAGTGTTAGAGCCACTCAGTGatgggcaagctacttggaaacTGTAGTGAGCTAAGCTCCCAGTTCCTCTGCTATAAATGAAGCTTCACTCCACAGAAGCaccacccagtcaaatgtagcagctaagttacacaaacaccacagaaggaGCTCACTACGTGACGCTACTTTAAGTTGCGCCAACTTCCATGGTGATAAACACAAGAAACTACGTTTAAATtaccaaatacatgcaaagtcaatTCCACTGGGTTATCAATATGCCAGAGTAACTGTAATTAAAGACCAACAATCACTGGCCAGttactgacatctgcagaccaggATGTAATTAACAATGCTCAGTACGGTCCAGTTGGAGCTTAAAATCACGTGGAAGTGGAAGGCAGTAAACATAATGCTTTGGATGGTTGTGCAGGCAGGGGACTCACTAAAACCCAGGCGTTTCACCCGGGGGTGGGGCTCTACGTCCTAAAAACCAGGcatttcacccaggggtggggctctacagggtggggaagcaaaatttacaatgaacattcagttgttttttctcagcagacactacgtcagttgttttgaacccaaacatatactgatgtcataatcatacctaacactattattcataccttttcacaaacttttgcccatatgagtaatcaggaaagcaaatgtcaaagagtgtgtgatttgctgaatgcactcgtcacaccaaaggagatttcagaaatagttggagtgtccataaagactgtttataatggaaagaagagaatgactatgagcaaaactattaccagaaagtctggaagatactattaaagaagaatgggagaagttgtcaccccaatatttgaggaacagttgcgcaagtttcaggaagcgtgtgaaggcagttattgagaaagaaggaggacacatagaataaaaacattttctattatggaaattttcttgtggcaaataaattctcatgactttcaataaactaattggtcatacactgtctttcaatccctgcctcaaaatattgtacattttgattccccaccctgtacgtccTAAAAACCAGGCATTTCACTCAGGAGTGGAGGTCTATGTCCTAAAAaccacattcactttacaggttctatcagtggaagatttatacatctattgtataaatgtacataaaccaatatatatgtgtaataagacttcatcatatacctttataacatcagcaaaccaacacttgtcatttgtttttcatttaatttgattaaaatatgtaacatttagggCATTTTAATCTATGAATCATATATTTCCTGAAAACATGTAGACCGGTGTTATCAGGAAGTAAATAATTTCAGTTTGATGTGTCCATGATTAAATTCATTGTTTCGTTTTGCCTGTTATAGGACTGTGTTGCACAAACACAAATCTTGATTCGGTCTTTGCTATTGTCACAGTTAAAAAGGTCTTTGTCCTTGTACAGAGATGATATGAGATTTGCTTGATTTTCAGTGTACTTTTTATAAAGTCTATAAGCCCTCTAGATCAgtatttaaatgtgtgtgtgtctctcttttctttttttagatcTTTCACTCTTTGCAAAGCTGCCGTCGTAGACCATCTGTTTGGAAGTTTAACCGAGCTACTGAGTGGTGGGACGTCATTGTTCCCAGCTTCACTTCCCTTCAGTGGCTGCAGAATTTCAGGATGTCTGAGGAGACATTTATCTACCTCTGCGACAAAACGCGCCCAGTGATGGGGAGACAGGACACGACATTCTGTGAGTGTGTACCTCTGAAGAAGAGAGTGGCCATCGCACTGTGGAAGCTTGCAACCGGCTCTGAATACAGAACTGTCGGCCATCTTTtcggtgtgagcagaaccactgTGTGCCGGTGTGTACAAGAGTTCTGTGCTGAGCTGTTGTTGGTACCAGACCAAATTTGTTTTCCAGACCTAGAGAAGTTTGCAGAAATGGCTGCCTACAGCGAGAACCGGTGGGGGATCCTGCAATGTATTGGTGCTATTGATGGATCACACATACCCATCTTGGCACCACAGGAGTACCACTGTGATTATTTCAACCATAAAGGCTGGCACTCCATCATCCTTCAAGGTGTTGTAGATGGAAAGGGACTCTTCTGGAATGTGTTTGCAGGACTTCCTGGGAGCTTGCATGATGCCCGGGTCTTGAGACTATCCACTTTGTGGGAGTTGGCCAGCCGTAGCAACCTCTTTCCAGTACACACAAAGAATATTGGTGGGGTGAATGTCGGCTACTTCATCCTGGGAGACTCTGCCTACCCCTTGCAGAACTGGCTCTTAAAACCATTCCCTGACACTGGACGATTGACACCAGAACAGCAGATCTACAACAAGAAAATCTGGAGAGCATGGGTAGTGGTTGAAAATGTCGTTGGTAGACTGAAGGGAGGGTGGCGT
The genomic region above belongs to Sphaeramia orbicularis unplaced genomic scaffold, fSphaOr1.1, whole genome shotgun sequence and contains:
- the LOC115416593 gene encoding protein ANTAGONIST OF LIKE HETEROCHROMATIN PROTEIN 1; amino-acid sequence: MENVDVGILGMWLSVTARRKLLFQKRLEAARRNTEEKYRRVWEILQNSDDETSLFARRHMRIFHSLQSCRRRPSVWKFNRATEWWDVIVPSFTSLQWLQNFRMSEETFIYLCDKTRPVMGRQDTTFCECVPLKKRVAIALWKLATGSEYRTVGHLFGVSRTTVCRCVQEFCAELLLVPDQICFPDLEKFAEMAAYSENRWGILQCIGAIDGSHIPILAPQEYHCDYFNHKGWHSIILQGVVDGKGLFWNVFAGLPGSLHDARVLRLSTLWELASRSNLFPVHTKNIGGVNVGYFILGDSAYPLQNWLLKPFPDTGRLTPEQQIYNKKIWRAWVVVENVVGRLKGGWRCLMKRNDCDVKLVKSMTLTCCALHNLCENHGETYDIDWNAPVTAAEPVVAVTGHRGGGQGCPRGSYALLEQLNYYMTC